Within the Maribacter sp. BPC-D8 genome, the region TTCAATAGTATTTATATATGAATAAAATTACATCAACCCTTTTGGTGCTACTTTTTAGTACCTCATTATTTGCTCAAAAAACGGCATTGTTCAACGGTGAAAGTTTAGAAGGATGGACGATTTACGGAACCGAGAAATGGTACGTAGAAGATGAACTGCTCATCTGCGAAAGCGGACCTGATGCTGAATATGGTTATTTAGGTACCGATAAGGAGTATAAAAACTTCATTCTTGATTTAGATTTTAAACAAGAAGCAGATGGTAATAGTGGGGTGTTTATACGATCAAATGTAGAAGGCACAACCGTAAGCGGTTGGCAAGTAGAAGTAGCTCCGCCGGGTGCATTTACGGGTGGTATATATGAGTCTTATGGAAGAGAATGGTTAATTAAACCAGCACTAGAAAAAGACAAGGCATTGAAATTTGGTGAGTGGAACCACATGA harbors:
- a CDS encoding 3-keto-disaccharide hydrolase codes for the protein MNKITSTLLVLLFSTSLFAQKTALFNGESLEGWTIYGTEKWYVEDELLICESGPDAEYGYLGTDKEYKNFILDLDFKQEADGNSGVFIRSNVEGTTVSGWQVEVAPPGAFTGGIYESYGREWLIKPALEKDKALKFGEWNHMKIKVDGKVVTSWVNGVEMVSLKDRIIGKGKGAILLQIHSGGGIKVKWKNIEIEELD